Part of the Chloroflexota bacterium genome is shown below.
CTTCGGCAAAGCTACCAATTGAGATACGCTGTTCGTTCATAGCGCTAGTATAGGGTCATCCCCAAGGGCAGACACAAGGGTGAGTTTTGTTGGGCAACAAAAAAGCCGAAGTAAGCAACTTCGGCCTTTGATTTGAATTGAATGCAGATTTAGCGTTGGCGGGTATTATTTTCGACTGGCACATACACCGGAACCCGTTCGCCGTAGCGATAGGGTGGTTGATAAATGCGCCGAGCTGGTTTGGTGCGCACGGCAAACTCTGCGCCGCCAGCAGCAAACGACAAACCCATAAATAAGGTTGGTGGCACTAACTCAATCGCCCCAATACTCATCCCCTTAACATCGAGCGAGGTTGTAAAAAAGCGTTGAAAAAGTGGGCTTAGCTTAGGGGTAAGTGCGCCAGCAATGGTTAATGCCAAGAAAATACTGGTACTTGACAACATATCGAGGAAAGCAACCATGCCAAGGCCGATCGAAGCAACAGTCAGGAAACAAAAACTCAAGGCCGTTGCACAACGACGATAAATCGCCATCGAGCGTTCGCCGCGTTGCAGGCGTAACAAGCCTTCACGAGCAGCATCAAGCAGCAGGGCTGGGTCAATCGCGGCGCGAATGCGAAAGCCTTCGGTTGTCGCACAGCCATCGACCAATTGCGAGCCATAGCGCTCTTCGAGCACATTGACCGTGGCATGCTCGATTGCGTGATTACGCCGCACAGCCACACCTTGCCACAATTGATTGAGTTGACGGGGGACATTTAACAATGACCAAATTGGCTGACCGAAGAACCAGAAGATGACTGCCAACGCACCAAATAATCCCGAAAAAATCATTAATCCATGCATAGGCTTTCCTTCCCGTGGCAGTTAACAAGCTGTAAAGTACCAATAAAAGCAGCGTATCACGCCACTGAGTAGCCGTCAAGGCAGACATAAGTACTTTACGCTATACGACCCTATTTGGTTCCGTTCACCCTTGCGAAATTTTCGCGTACAATGGTT
Proteins encoded:
- a CDS encoding DUF6391 domain-containing protein, which translates into the protein MHGLMIFSGLFGALAVIFWFFGQPIWSLLNVPRQLNQLWQGVAVRRNHAIEHATVNVLEERYGSQLVDGCATTEGFRIRAAIDPALLLDAAREGLLRLQRGERSMAIYRRCATALSFCFLTVASIGLGMVAFLDMLSSTSIFLALTIAGALTPKLSPLFQRFFTTSLDVKGMSIGAIELVPPTLFMGLSFAAGGAEFAVRTKPARRIYQPPYRYGERVPVYVPVENNTRQR